One window of Watersipora subatra chromosome 3, tzWatSuba1.1, whole genome shotgun sequence genomic DNA carries:
- the LOC137389723 gene encoding uncharacterized protein, whose amino-acid sequence MRLTTVRDCELKLTSVRDCELKLTSVRDCELKLTSVRDCELKLTSVRDCELKLTSVRDCELKLTSLTSVRDCELKLTSVRDCELKLTSVRDCELKLTTVRDCRLKLITVRDCRLKLTSVRDCQLKLTSVRDCELKLTAVRDCETSYD is encoded by the exons GCTAACAACCGTGAGAGACTGTGAACTCAAGCTAACAAGTGTGAGAGACTGTGAACTCAAGCTAACAAGCGTGAGAGACTGTGAACTCAAGCTAACAAGCGTGAGAGACTGTGAACTCAAGCTAACAAGCGTGAGAGACTGTGAACTCAAGCTAACAAGCGTGAGAGACTGTGAACTAAAGCTAACAAGC CTAACAAGCGTGAGAGACTGTGAACTCAAGCTAACAAGCGTGAGAGACTGTGAACTCAAGCTAACAAGCGTGAGAGACTGTGAACTCAAGCTAACAACCGTGAGAGACTGTCGACTCAAGCTAATAACCGTGAGAGACTGTCGACTCAAGCTAACAAGCGTGAGAGACTGTCAACTCAAGCTAACAAGCGTGAGAGACTGTGAACTCAAGCTAACAGCCGTGAGAGACTGTGAAACAAGTTATgattaa